In Phocoena phocoena chromosome 8, mPhoPho1.1, whole genome shotgun sequence, the following are encoded in one genomic region:
- the ATG2A gene encoding autophagy-related protein 2 homolog A isoform X2: MSRWLWPWSNCVKERVCRYLLHHYLGHFFQEHLSLDQLSLDLYKGSVVLRDIHLEIWSVNEVLESMESPLELVEGFVGSIEVAVPWAALLTDHCTVHVSGLQLTLQPRQGPGPGAADSQSWASCMTTSMQLAQECLRDGLPEPSEPPQPLEGLEMFAQTIETVLRRIKVTFLDTVVRVEHPPGAGERGVAVEAHVQRLEYCDEAVRDPSQAPPVDVHQPPAFLHKLLQLAGVRLHFEELRPQEGPPEPPLQIGSCSGCLELTVKLKQNEAFPGPKLEVCGQLGSLHLLLTPRQLQQLQELLGALSLADPEGLVDKLNKSRPLGADDLWLIEQDLNQQLQAGTVAEPLGSDPLSNPLVNLESTDLFFSMAGLTSSVASALSELSLSDVDLGTSVHSNMASRQLSAQGPPTGKTAPAPPSNTLRPDSLLKMTLGGVTLTLLQTSAPSSGPPDLTTHFFAEFDATKDGSFGSHDFYHLRPRFQRACPCSHVRLTGAAVQLSWELRTSRGRRITSTEVHFGQLEVLECLWPRGTPEPEYTEVLSFPSGLRSQASVQPCAHLRHTQTLRRLPKSRPRRPTACHCHSELALDLADFQADVELGALDRLAALLYQATTPPPEQPAGLLTEPPPAAEQHAVVRLSAPRATLQLRFPIADLRPERDPWVGGAVRAEQLRLELTEPQFRSELSSGPGPPAPTRLELSCSDLHVTYEDGEKPPVPCLRVSKALDPKSPGHKYFLPQVVVTLNPQLGAQWEVTPEKGEELELSAENLCELREPEPSPFSSKRTMYETEEMVIPGDPEEMRTFQSRALALSRCSLEVVLPGAHVFLPSKEVYESLYNRINNDLLMWEPADLLPTPAPATRPSGFPDASGFWHDSFKMCKSAFKLDSDSDDEDTHFSAGASGTPQRLAPESQSPHSQSTFSTLVTVLKGRITAHCETKDECGKRLEATHGELVLDVEQGTIFSVCQYRGQPGLGYFCLEAEKATLYHRAAVDDYLLPSRLELPTFAPPAQLARTIYPSEEGMTEQGGVGRKGQGRGPHMLSTAVRIQLDPHRNVKEFLVTLRLHRATLRHHMALPEQSWHSQLLEFLDVLDDPVLGYLPPTVITILHVHLFSCAVDYRPLYLPVRVLVTAETFTLSSNIVMDTSTFLLRFILDDSALYLSDKCDMETLDLRRDYVCVLDVDLLELVIKTWKGSTEDKLSRPLFELRCSNSAMHVHSCADSCALLVSLLQYVTSEGDLHPPPRPPSPTEIAGQKVQLSESPASLPSCPPVETALINQRDLTDALLDTERSLRELAQASGGPFFQASPVSVYLFPGERSGAQPPSPLVGAPTGSLGSHSEAKEEEKEEEGDGDTLDSDEFCILDAPGLGILPQDGEPVVTQLHPDPIIVQDGHFSQPLGSTDLLRAPAHFPVPSSRVVLREVSLVWHLYGGQDFGPHPGHRARAGLTGPRSSPSRCSGPNRPQNSWRAQGGSGRQHHVLMEIQLSKVSFQHEVYPAEPGPVAPGKEPEEQPLSRQVFIVQELEVRDRLASSQINKFLYLHTSERMPRRTHSNMLKIKALHVAPVTNLGGPECCLRVSLLPLRLNVDQDALLFLRDFFTSLAASINPVVPAETSTEAHPETPVQPSGPQEGQPEGVETTSSQEAAGGRHGASPAEQQPIYFREFRFTSEVPIWLDYHGKHVTMDQVGTFAGLLIGLAQLNCSELKLKRLCCRHGLLGVDKVLGYALNEWLQDIRKNQLPGLLGGVGPMHSVVQLFQGFRDLLWLPIEQYRKDGRLMRGLQRGAASFGSSTASAALELSNRLVQAIQATAETVYDILSPAAPISRSLQDKRSVRRLRKGQQPADLREGVAKAYDTVREGILDTAQTICEVASRGHEQKGLTGAVGGVIRQLPPTVVKPLILATEATSSLLGGMRNQILPDAHKDHALKWRLDETRD; encoded by the exons TCTGTGAATGAGGTGCTGGAGTCCATGGAGTCGCCACTGGAGCTGGTGGAAGGCTTCGTGGGCTCTATCGAGGTGGCCGTGCCCTGGGCCGCGCTGCTCACCGACCACTGCACCGTGCACGTGTCAGGCCTCCAGCTCACCTTACAGCCCCGCCAGGGCCCGG GGCCGGGGGCTGCCGACTCACAGAGCTGGGCCTCGTGCATGACCACGAGCATGCAGCTGGCCCAGGAGTGCCTGCGGGATGGGCTGCCCGAGCCCTCTGAGCCACCACAGCCCCTGGAAGGACTGGAGATGTTTGCCCAGACCATTGAGACTG tACTGCGAAGGATCAAGGTGACCTTCCTGGATACTGTCGTGAGGGTAGAGCACCCGCCCGGTGCTGGGGAGCGTGGCGTGGCAGTGGAAGCCCACGTGCAAAG ACTAGAGTACTGCGACGAGGCCGTGCGAGACCCAAGCCAGGCACCGCCCGTGGATGTGCACCAGCCCCCTGCCTTCCTCCACAAGCTGCTGCAGCTGGCGGGGGTCCGCCTGCACTTCGAGGAGCTCCGCCCACAG GAAGGACCCCCAGAGCCTCCCTTGCAGATTGGCAGCTGCTCAGGGTGCCTGGAGCTGACAGTGAAATTGAAGCAAAATGAGGCCTTCCCAGGCCCCAAG ctgGAGGTGTGTGGGCAGCTGGGCTCCCTGCACCTGCTCCTGACCCCACGGCAGCTCCAGCAGCTTCAGGAACTGCTTGGCGCACTGAGCCTTGCAG ACCCCGAGGGCCTGGTCGACAAGCTGAACAAGAGCCGCCCACTAGGTGCTGACGATCTGTGGCTGATTGAACAGGATCTGAACCAGCAGCTGCAGGCGGGGACCGTAGCTGAGCCCCTCGGCTCAGACCCCCTTTCGAACCCCCTTGTCAACTTGGAGAGCACTG ACCTCTTCTTCTCCATGGCGGGCCTCACAAGCAGTGTGGCCTCAGCCCTGTCTGAGCTCTCCCTCTCCGATGTAGACCTGGGCACCTCTGTGCACAGCAACATGGCCTCCCGCCAGCTCTCTGCTCAGGGCCCCCCAACCG GCAAGACAGCCCCTGCACCCCCCTCGAACACCCTGCGCCCTGACTCGCTGCTGAAGATGACCTTGGGGGGTGTGACCctgaccttgcttcagacatctGCCCCGTCTTCCGGACCACCTGACCTCACCACCCACTTTTTTGCGGAGTTCGATGCCACCAAGGATGGGTCCTTCGGCTCCCATGACTTCTACCATCTCCGACCGCGCTTCCAGAGGGCCTGTCCCTGTAGCCATGTCCG GCTAACGGGTGCCGCTGTGCAGCTTTCCTGGGAGCTGAGGACAAGCAGGGGCCGGCGGATTACCAGCACGGAAGTGCACTTCGGGCAGCTCGAGGTGCTGGAGTGTCTGTGGCCCAGGGGTACTCCGGAGCCTGAGTACACAGAG GTCCTGAGCTTCCCCAGCGGCCTGCGGTCCCAGGCCTCGGTTCAGCCTTGCGCTCACCTGCGCCACACGCAGACCCTGCGCCGGCTGCCCAAG AGCCGGCCCCGGCGCCCAACTGCCTGCCATTGTCACTCAGAACTGGCCCTGGACCTGGCCGACTTCCAGGCAGATGTGGAGCTGGGGGCCCTGGACCGGCTCGCTGCCCTGCTGTACCAGGCCACCACACCCCCTCCCGAGCAGCCGGCTGGCCTGCTG acagAGCCCCCGCCAGCAGCTGAGCAGCATGCAGTGGTGCGGCTCTCGGCACCCCGGGCCACACTGCAGCTGCGCTTCCCCATTGCTGACCTGCGGCCTGAGCGGGACCCCTGGGTGGGCGGGGCCGTGCGGGCCGAGCAGCTGCGCCTGGAGCTGACTGAGCCCCAGTTCCGGTCAGAGCTGAGCAGTGGGCCtggccccccagcccccacccgcctgGAACTCTCCTGCTCCGACCTCCATG TCACCTACGAAGACGGAGAGAAGCCACCTGTCCCCTGCCTGCGGGTCTCCAAAGCCCTGGATCCCAAGAGCCCTGGGCACAAGTACTTCCTGCCCCA GGTAGTGGTGACCCTGAACCCCCAGCTCGGCGCACAGTGGGAAGTGACCCCGGAGAAAGGAGAGGAGCTGGAGTTGTCGGCCGAGAATCTGTGCGAGCTTCGGGAGCCTGAGCCCTCACCCTTCTCCTCCAAAAGGACCATGTACGAGACGGAAGAG ATGGTGATTCCTGGAGACCCTGAGGAAATGAGGACCTTTCAGAGCCGGGCCCTGGCGCTGTCCCGCTGCAGCCTGGAAGTGGTCCTGCCCGGCGCCCACGTCTTCCTGCCCAGCAAGGAGGTCTACGAGAGCCTCTACAACAG GATCAACAACGACCTGCTCATGTGGGAGCCCGCGGACCTGcttcccacccccgcccctgccacTCGCCCCTCTGGCTTCCCAGATGCCTCGGGCTTCTGGCACGACAGCTTCAAGATGTGCAAGTCTGCCTTCAAGCTGG ACTCGGACTCGGACGACGAGGACACCCACTTCTCAGCGGGGGCATCAGGCACTCCCCAGCGCCTTGCCCCTGAGTCCCAGAGCCCTCACTCCCAGAGTACCTTCTCTACACTGGTGACGGTGCTAAAGGGTCGGATCACGGCCCACTGTGAGACCAAG GACGAGTGCGGGAAGCGGCTGGAGGCCACGCACGGGGAGCTGGTGCTGGACGTGGAACAAGGCACCATCTTCAGCGTCTGCCAGTACCGAGGCCAGCCGGGACTCGGCTACTTCTGCCTGGAAGCTGAAAAGGCGACACTGTACCACCGAG CGGCTGTGGATGACTACCTGCTGCCCAGTCGCCTGGAGCTGCCCACCTTTGCTCCTCCGGCCCAGCTGGCCCGAACCATCTACCCGTCGGAGGAAGGGATGACTGAGCAAGGAGGCGTGGGCCGCAAAGGCCAGGGCCGGGGCCCCCACATGCTGTCCACCGCGGTACGCATCCAACTGGACCCTCACAGGAACGTCAAG GAGTTCCTGGTGACACTGCGGCTGCACAGAGCCACCCTGCGCCACCACATGGCCCTGCCAGAACAGAGCTGGCACTCCCAG CTGTTGGAGTTCTTAGATGTCCTGGATGACCCAGTGCTGGGCTACCTGCCTCCAACGGTCATTACCATCCTACATGTACACCTGTTCTCCTGTGCCGTGGACTACAG GCCCCTCTACCTCCCTGTACGTGTCCTTGTCACTGCTGAGACCTTCACCCTCTCCAGCAACATCGTCATGGACACCTCTACCTTCCTGCTCAG GTTCATCCTCGACGACTCCGCCTTGTACCTGTCCGACAAGTGTGACATGGAGACCCTGGATCTGCGGCGAG ATTATGTCTGTGTCTTGGACGTTGACCTTCTGGAGCTCGTGATCAAAACCTGGAAGGGGAGCACTGAGGACAAACTG AGCCGGCCACTCTTCGAGCTGCGCTGCTCCAACAGTGCAATGCACGTGCATAGCTGTGCTGACTCCTGCGCCCTGCTGGTCAGCCTGCTCCAGTACGTGACGAGTGAGGGCGACCTgcacccccctccccggccccccaGCCCCACGGAGATCGCCGGCCAGAAGGTACAG CTCTCGGAgagccctgcctccctgccctcatGCCCCCCAGTGGAGACAGCCCTCATCAACCAGCGGGACCTGACCGACGCCCTCCTGGACACGGAGCGCAGCCTGCGGGAGCTGGCCCAGGCTTCAGGTGG CCCCTTCTTTCAGGCCTCTCCAGTGTCGGTCTACCTATTCCCAGGTGAACGGAGTGGGGCCCAGCCCCCCTCGCCCCTGGTTGGGGCCCCCACTGGCAGCTTGGGGTCCCACTCAGAGGccaaagaagaggagaaggaagaggagggggatggAGACACTCTGGACAGCGATGAGTTTTGCATCCTTGACGCTCCTGGCCTGGGCATATTG ccccaAGATGGGGAGCCTGTGGTGACACAGCTGCATCCAGACCCCATCATAGTGCAGGACGGGCACTTCTCACAGCCGCTGGGCAGCACGGACCTGCTGCGGGCACCTGCCCACTTTCCAGTGCCCAGCAGTCGTGTGGTGCTGCGTGAGGTCTCCCTTGTCTGGCACCTCTATGGGGGCCAAGACTTTGGCCCCCATCCCGGACACAG GGCAAGAGCAGGCCTCACAGGCCCCAGGAGCTCCCCTTCTCGCTGCTCCGGCCCCAACCGGCCCCAGAACTCCTGGCGTGCGCAGGGGGGCAGTGGCAGGCAGCACCACGTCCTCATGGAGATCCAGCTCAGCAAG GTGAGCTTCCAGCATGAGGTGTACCCGGCAGAGCCAGGCCCCGTAGCCCCCGGCAAGGAGCCCGAGGAGCAGCCGCTGTCCCGCCAGGTGTTCATCGTGCAGGAGCTCGAGGTCCGAGACCGGCTGGCCTCCTCCCAGATCAACAAATTCCTGTATTTACACACGAGTGAGCGGATGCCACGGCGCACCCACTCCAACATG CTCAAGATCAAAGCGCTGCACGTGGCCCCCGTGACCAACCTGGGTGGGCCCGAGTGCTGTCTCCGCGTCTCACTGCTACCCCTGCGGCTCAACGTGGATCAG GATGCTCTGCTCTTCCTCAGGGATTTCTTCACCAGCCTGGCGGCCAGCATCAACCCTGTGGTCCCGGCGGAGACCTCCACTGAAG CTCACCCTGAGACCCCAGTCCAGCCCAGCGGCCCCCAGGAAGGGCAACCCGAGGGTGTGGAGACCACCAGCTCCCAGGAGGCTGCAGGCGGTAGACACGGCGCCTCCCCTGCTGAGCAGCAGCCCATCTACTTCAG gGAGTTCCGCTTCACGTCCGAGGTGCCCATCTGGCTGGATTACCACGGCAAGCACGTCACCATGGACCAGGTG ggcacTTTCGCAGGCCTCCTCATAGGCCTGGCCCAGCTCAACTGCTCCGAGCTGAAGCTAAAGCGGCTGTGTTGCCGGCATGG GCTCCTGGGTGTGGACAAGGTGCTGGGCTATGCTCTCAACGAGTGGCTGCAGGACATCCGAAAGAACCAGTTGCCTGGCTTGCTGGGGGGCGTGGGCCCCATGCACTCTGTTGTCCAGCTCT TCCAAGGGTTCCGGGACCTGCTGTGGCTGCCCATCGAGCAATACAGGAAGGATGGGCGCCTCATGCGGGGGCTGCAGCGGGGGGCTGCCTCCTTCGGCTCATCCACAGCTTCAGCCGCCTTAGAACTCAGCAACCGGCTGGTGCAGGCTATCCAG GCCACAGCCGAGACGGTGTACGACATCCTGTCCCCGGCAGCGCCCATCTCGCGCTCCCTGCAGGACAAGCGCTCTGTGCGAAGGCTGCGGAAGGGCCAGCAGCCGGCTGACCTTCGGGAGGGTGTGGCCAAGGCCTACGACACAGTTCGAGAG GGCATCCTGGACACAGCTCAGACCATCTGCGAGGTGGCGTCTCGGGGCCATGAACAGAAGGGGCTGACAGGTGCTGTGGGGGGCGTGATCCGCCAGCTGCCCCCAACGGTGGTGAAGCCCCTCATCCTAGCCACAGAGGCCACGTCCAGCCTCCTGGGGGGGATGCGCAACCAGATCCTCCCTGATGCGCACAAGGACCACGCTCTCAAGTGGCGTTTGGACGAGACCCGGGACTGA